The following is a genomic window from Bacteroidota bacterium.
TTTTCAGCACTCATTCAAAATGATAACGGAAGAATGAAGATGATGAAATAATAACTTGAAATATGCTCGTAAAAACATATGGAAGTGCTGTCTTTGGTGTCAGCGCTACAACGATTACAATAGAAGTAAATCTGAATAGTGGAATTAATTTTATACTTGTCGGACTGCCCGATAATGCAGTAAAGGAAAGTCAGAAGAGAATTGTCGCTGCTGTTAAGAATTGCGGATACAATTATCCGAAAATGGAACTGACAGTGAACATGGCTCCGGCTGATATTCGTAAAGAAGGTTCAGCTTATGATCTCACGATAGCATTGGGAATTCTTGCCGCTTCCAATCAGGTCGAACAGGCGAATCTGGAGAAGTACATTATTATGGGTGAACTTTCTCTCGATGGTGGATTACAACCCATCAAAGGAGTTTTGCCCATTGCCATCCAGGCAAAGATCGAAGGGTTCAAAGGATTCATTCTGCCTTTGCAAAACGCCAGAGAAGCCGGAATTGTAGAAGGTCTTGATGTCTATGGTGTAGAAAATCTGACAGAAGTAGTTAAGTTCTTCAGTGGCGAAGGTGAATTGCAACGAATAATTGTAAATGCCGAAGAAGAGTTCAAAGCTAATCAGGGAAAATCCGAATTTGATTTTTCTGATGTACGCGGACAGGAAAATATCAAACGTGCAATGGAAGTTGCCGCAGCCGGCGGACATAACATCATTCTCATCGGTCCACCCGGAGCAGGAAAAACAATGCTGGCAAAAAGACTTCCTACAGTATTGCCACCTTTAACATTGAGTGAAGCATTAGAGACGACAAAGATTCATTCAGTCGCAGGTAAATTGGGTCGTGAAGCATCGATAGTTTCTGTCAGACCATTTCGTTCGCCACATCATACGATTAGTGATGTAGCATTAGTAGGAGGTGGCGGATTTCCTCAGCCCGGAGAAATTTCATTAGCGCATAACGGTGTTTTATTTCTCGATGAATTACCGGAATTCAAACGGACTGTTTTAGAAGTAATGCGTCAGCCTTTAGAAGAAAGATCAGTCACAATATCAAGAGCAAAATTTTCAATCGATTATCCGGCGAGTTTTATGTTAGTGGCATCAATGAATCCATGTCCATGCGGCTTTTACAATCACCCCGAAAAAGATTGTGTCTGCGGACCCGGTGTCGTTCAGAAATATCTCAACAAAGTTTCCGGTCCATTACTCGACCGCATCGACATTCACATGGAAGTAACTCCGGTACCTTTCAAAGAACTGACTTCACAACGCAACGGCGAACGAAGTGAAGTAGTAAGAAAGAGTTGTCCGTGCCCGCGATATTCAAGCCATTCGTTTCAACGGCATGAATGGAATCTATGCCAATGCGCAAATGGGTTCCAAACTTCTGCATTCTGTCTGCGAATTAACCGAAGAAGGTCGCACGCTTCTGAAAACTGCCATGGAGCGACTTGGGCTTTCTGCCAGGGCATATGATAGAATTTTAAAGGTTTCCCGTACAATTGCCGACCTCGATTCTTCGGCGGATATAAAAACAGAACATCTTGCTGAGGCGATACAATACCGGAGTTTGGATAGGGATGGGTGGGCTGGTTGAATTCAGTTTGAGTGTGAAGAGTTTGAAACGGGAAGTTAAGCGTCATCATTCACGATTTTGAAAAAATCAAAAATGTTATGTTATCTTTCGCTTGAAATGTCTGTCGTTGAGAATAATATTACAGATAGAACGACTGAGTTTCCAAAAAAATATATGCATAAATTAATTATTATTCTGCTATTTATTATTCCTGTTTTAGTGTCAGCTCAAAACGGATTTCAGCGTGTCTTCCTCGAAGTTCCTTCGGGGATAGACGCTGAAACGTGCACTCGATCCATCCAATTATCAAATGGTAATTTTGCTTCTATCGGAGTAAACGATGGATGCGTTCCATGCTTGCCAACTTTTTATTTTCGAATTTCAGATCCACAAGGCAATGAAATTAGAAGTTCTTTGTACGGAGCGGGATTTGATTTTCTGTATCCTGATATGGTGCTATCTGCAGATGGTAATATTGTTTGCTCAGTTGGAAGTACTGAACGACCTTCTGCATCACCAACAGACATTGAATATCATCTCAATATTATAAAGCTGGATACAGCAGGCAACAGCATTATCAATAAAAACTATGTCTTGAAACTGATTAATTTTATTTCGAGCACACAAGTTCAGCTTTATTCAACATCGGATACAGGATATGTAATTACAACTAATGAACATTTTGTCAAACTAAACACTTCATTAGACACCGTGGTCTCCTTTGACTCTCTATCATTATCGCCTTCGTTTAAAGACATAAATCCAGATTGTTTTGGTTTTTTCTCTTCTGATACAATTTCAGGAAATGTTAGAAGATTTATTAAATATTATAATTCAAATTTTGATTCTCTTAATGTTGGTTATTTAGATTCAATAGCATTTGAACAAATATTCAAATCCGGGTGGTCGAGATCTGATGTAAAAAAAGATTACCAAGGTTCAATATATTTTAGCTTAACCAACTATAATTTTGATTCGACCTCTGTTATGAAATTTGATACTTCCCTTCATCAACTTTGGAACAGATATATTGTAGGTGACTTTGCTTTTGGACGGCAAATAGCCTTGGATTCCCAAAATGTTCTTTTTACTGGGATAATTAATCATGTAATTCCCTCTGATTATGTTGGTCACAATTTCCTCTATCGTATGAATCTAAACGGAGATAGTCTAAATTATCGAGAGTTTATTTCAGATGGTATATATACTTCTTCTATGATTTATGATGCAAAGTCATACAGTGGCGATTATTTGTTGAGCGGATATGCACAAAACGATACGTCTGTTCAGAAATCTTTTATATGCAGAATTGATTCAGCATTAGATATTCCTTTAAGTACATTTAATCTCGATAGCAAGGAAAATTTCAGTATTTATCCTCAACCTGCCAATCTAAAGGTTAATATCACCAGTCCTTCCACCTTTATTTGCGTGTATATATGCGATATAACCGGAAGGATAATTAAAAATTTTAATAATATAAACAGTAAGTCTTTTGAGATAAATACTTCAGAAATGTTACCAGGGATGTATTTTGTAATTGGCAAAAATGAAAATTCAGTTGTTATTAAAGGAAGGTTTCAGGTAGTTCATTAATTTAAACTTCATTTACTTAGTGGAAAAAGAAATAATTATTTTTCAATGGATTAAAGGAGGTTTTTAAGAATTATGGTTTAAAAAATTGCCGAATTGTAAAAATAAAGCGATACGGGGGATTTGGGATATTATTTAAAAGGAGCATTATTACTTTTAATTTAAATTAAATCTACACACTTTCAATCCTTGTACTTTAATTCTTAACTATTTTATATGAATAATTTGTATTTGAAATTCTAAAACGGAGAATATAAATTCCTTTAAATTCAGGTAGAGTTATTTTGAGCAAATGTTCATCTTGTTCGATGTTACATAGGTATTCTGTTCCATTCATATCGTACACTGAAATACTTTCTGGAAACATTTGAAATGTTTTGTCGAATTTTAAAAAGACGTGTGAATTTGTTGGATTAGGAAAAATAGTGTGCTCAAAATTTAATTCAGTATAAGTTGGTTCATAACCTAGTGATAGTGAATCTAATTTTACTAAAAAAATTGAATCATTTAAATTTATGCTGCTTCTTCCGATAGAAAATAAATTATTATTGCTGATTGCAATTCCTGAAAGTAATTCCTGCATTGTTCCTCCTAAGGAAAAAGTATTTCTTAACGCACCGTTTGAGTCTACTTCGAAAAGCCAACCTTGATCTCCATTATTCGTACCAGTATTTGCTTTCCCACAGATCCAGATGCTATTGTGATCATTGATAAAGAGACTATAGCTAGATTCAACTAATGGTGTTCCAATTGTAATTGTCCATAATGTATCACCTTGACTATCCAACCTTAGTATCCATGCATCTGAATTTCCGGATGAGAATGAATTTGATGTACCAACTATCAAGAAACCACCGTCAGTTAATATTTTAAAATTGTAAATGTTGTCCTGAAGAATTCCGCCATAACTCTTTTGAACGCTTATCACTCCGGTTGAATCAAGTTTTAGAAAATATCCATTGAACATATTGTTAGTTGTTCCACTTGTTGTATTACCGATAATGAAAATGTTGTTTGGGTCTTTCAAGGAAATTGATTCTCCTATTTCACTTCCTCCAAAATCATAGGTATTTTCCCATATTGTATTTCCTAGCGTATCAATTTTAAGAAGAAAAATATCAGGTGTTCCGTTTTGGATGGAGCCGGTTATGTAAATCACTTTCGAAATACTATCGTAACAAGAATATTTTGCGAATGAATTGTTATTCCCAAAATTATTTTCCCAGATTAAATTGCCGGTCTCATCAATTAGCAAAGCGTAAACTTTAGTGTAACCTCCAATACCGGGATCGTATTTTCCTGTGATTAAATAATTGTCTTCAACTTTTATAATATTATAACCTGAGTTGTCAGGCGAAAGTCCGGTTGTTAAGCCAAACAGCTGACTCCAGCTTTCATTACCACCGGAATCAATTTTGGAAACCAATAATTTACCTGATCTGCTTCCGCAGAAAATTAAATTATGGTCTGCTGATTCAATAATTGCATTTCCTGTTCCCGGACCAATTATTTTACTTGTTATAATTTGGCCATAACACACAACATGAAGAAAGATCAGAAGAAAAAGTAGTTTAAAAGATAAGTTGATTTTAAATTTTGATAAAGGAGAATTTTATCGCTCCAAGATATAATTTTTATATCCTGATTAAAAGAAAATATTTAGCTTGATTTACAGTGTAGAACTTTCTTAAGCTTTAATTTAGTAATTTCGCACACATAGAATCGAATAACCATGTCTTTACGTCTCAACGAC
Proteins encoded in this region:
- a CDS encoding T9SS type A sorting domain-containing protein, with the protein product MCYGQIITSKIIGPGTGNAIIESADHNLIFCGSRSGKLLVSKIDSGGNESWSQLFGLTTGLSPDNSGYNIIKVEDNYLITGKYDPGIGGYTKVYALLIDETGNLIWENNFGNNNSFAKYSCYDSISKVIYITGSIQNGTPDIFLLKIDTLGNTIWENTYDFGGSEIGESISLKDPNNIFIIGNTTSGTTNNMFNGYFLKLDSTGVISVQKSYGGILQDNIYNFKILTDGGFLIVGTSNSFSSGNSDAWILRLDSQGDTLWTITIGTPLVESSYSLFINDHNSIWICGKANTGTNNGDQGWLFEVDSNGALRNTFSLGGTMQELLSGIAISNNNLFSIGRSSINLNDSIFLVKLDSLSLGYEPTYTELNFEHTIFPNPTNSHVFLKFDKTFQMFPESISVYDMNGTEYLCNIEQDEHLLKITLPEFKGIYILRFRISNTNYSYKIVKN
- a CDS encoding T9SS type A sorting domain-containing protein, with the translated sequence MKKSKMLCYLSLEMSVVENNITDRTTEFPKKYMHKLIIILLFIIPVLVSAQNGFQRVFLEVPSGIDAETCTRSIQLSNGNFASIGVNDGCVPCLPTFYFRISDPQGNEIRSSLYGAGFDFLYPDMVLSADGNIVCSVGSTERPSASPTDIEYHLNIIKLDTAGNSIINKNYVLKLINFISSTQVQLYSTSDTGYVITTNEHFVKLNTSLDTVVSFDSLSLSPSFKDINPDCFGFFSSDTISGNVRRFIKYYNSNFDSLNVGYLDSIAFEQIFKSGWSRSDVKKDYQGSIYFSLTNYNFDSTSVMKFDTSLHQLWNRYIVGDFAFGRQIALDSQNVLFTGIINHVIPSDYVGHNFLYRMNLNGDSLNYREFISDGIYTSSMIYDAKSYSGDYLLSGYAQNDTSVQKSFICRIDSALDIPLSTFNLDSKENFSIYPQPANLKVNITSPSTFICVYICDITGRIIKNFNNINSKSFEINTSEMLPGMYFVIGKNENSVVIKGRFQVVH